The Mycobacterium paragordonae genome includes a region encoding these proteins:
- a CDS encoding serine/threonine-protein kinase, which translates to MDSLSVHDPRQIGPFTLLGRLGRGGMGTVFLGRLPSGRLAAIKLVNPGLAEDSQFRERFAREVDAARAVGGFFNAPIIDADPRAETPWLATAYVEGPTLHEAVRQHGALSTEAATTVLLGLCEALIAIHHARLVHRDLKPSNIILAPDGPRVIDFGIAHAVDNLRITDYGTVIGTPEYMSPEQTRGEVNLSWASDVFALGSVMVFASAGHAPFYGGHYFAMLENIRTANPDLDGVPHTLAPIVAACLDKEPGRRPRPTQVLGAATHHPRPSSPGHVDRDRWWVRRL; encoded by the coding sequence GTGGACTCCTTGTCAGTACACGATCCCCGCCAGATCGGGCCCTTCACGCTGCTCGGCCGGCTGGGCCGCGGTGGCATGGGCACGGTGTTCCTCGGCAGGCTGCCCAGCGGCAGGCTCGCCGCCATCAAGTTGGTCAATCCAGGACTCGCCGAGGACAGCCAATTCCGGGAACGCTTCGCGCGTGAGGTCGATGCCGCGCGAGCGGTCGGCGGTTTCTTCAACGCCCCGATCATCGATGCTGATCCCCGAGCCGAAACCCCTTGGCTGGCAACCGCCTACGTCGAGGGGCCAACGCTGCACGAGGCGGTGAGACAACACGGCGCGCTCTCCACCGAAGCCGCTACCACCGTGCTGCTCGGCCTGTGCGAAGCGCTGATCGCCATCCATCACGCCCGCCTCGTGCACCGCGACCTCAAGCCGTCCAACATCATCCTTGCGCCGGACGGTCCGCGGGTGATCGACTTCGGCATCGCCCACGCGGTCGACAACCTCCGAATCACCGACTACGGCACCGTAATCGGCACCCCCGAGTACATGTCGCCGGAACAGACACGCGGCGAGGTCAATCTCAGCTGGGCCTCCGACGTGTTCGCTCTGGGCTCGGTCATGGTCTTCGCGTCCGCCGGGCACGCTCCGTTCTACGGCGGACACTATTTCGCCATGCTCGAGAACATCAGGACGGCCAACCCCGATCTGGACGGGGTACCGCACACGCTGGCTCCGATCGTCGCCGCCTGCCTGGACAAGGAACCGGGCCGTCGACCGCGTCCGACGCAGGTGCTCGGGGCCGC
- a CDS encoding VIT domain-containing protein, with the protein MMRAPVFDDVVVSQPSVDPGFGYVAVAGGALPLEEIWLRADIAGLACLVELRATFYNSAPGPLEATYVFPLPELAAVSSLQIRTGTTVIDGWLMERAEARDRYAASRLHRDKAVILEQEREDLVTIRVGTLAPGERVTVRLLLSMRLSYCDGEFFFRFPLVAAPRYIPGAPLAGGQVGAGTSADTHLVPDASRVSPPIQPGSSARLSVLVSIAPGAYRVDEVGCTLRTRILTTEADRMMRIEVLPGQPLDRDLVLRIRAAAHTLPSLSLLTSADGGGSEGTFALTVLPPAVDQMPSGARDVVVVVDASAVMSGWRRSAARRAAAHLVNCLGPSDRFSVLVFADAVSNPGWAGLVPATERNRFRAIEHVIAGKALGNPDLLPALHTASGLLDDPGRPSFLVVITGGQVGNEDQITSSFTLKNGVVRVHTIGIGGAVNTGLLRRLAGAGRGEMLIAETEDSLDTVLPTLPRLLGPAFLTNLSLAGEGLQLLTNTVSPSRPPDVYPGIATVITGRFRGSAAGSVAVSGTGIEGQPWASRVAAAPVEGGAVTQGWARAFLADLQHRYLRCRIEDAAGLEQLIVSTSLRFGVLTRFTAFVAVSNAPARAANAPREVIQSVELPADWADAGPDLSPYAIEYARIVASTRDPASGPAVPRPHVASRAAPPTAPGTSAPPPMPASPPPMAAPPMAAPPMAPPPMAAPPMAAPPMSAPPPPPAAPRSGSRAGRYIGAGVGAAVIAAGVSVVGVVATQTTTSTAPAPNHSVTATPTPPPTTTASGVDPGSGARLDVTISPQGSGCLIGAHVAGIPAGRTVRLVVVGKDGTPHQIAEWITDGSDTNRTAATSLRINEIGSVAVQDPSGRSYVTVAIR; encoded by the coding sequence ATGATGCGAGCACCCGTCTTCGACGACGTCGTCGTATCGCAACCGTCTGTCGATCCCGGCTTCGGCTACGTCGCCGTCGCCGGCGGCGCTCTTCCCCTCGAGGAGATCTGGTTGCGGGCCGATATCGCGGGGTTGGCGTGCCTGGTCGAACTCCGTGCCACCTTCTACAACAGCGCCCCCGGCCCGCTCGAAGCCACCTACGTTTTTCCGTTGCCCGAACTGGCGGCCGTGAGCTCGCTGCAGATCCGAACCGGGACAACGGTTATCGACGGCTGGTTGATGGAGCGCGCCGAGGCCCGTGACCGGTATGCGGCCAGTCGGCTGCACCGGGACAAAGCCGTAATCCTCGAGCAGGAACGTGAGGACCTCGTCACCATCCGGGTGGGCACGCTGGCGCCCGGGGAGCGAGTCACTGTCCGACTGTTGCTGAGCATGCGGTTGTCCTACTGCGACGGTGAGTTCTTCTTCCGCTTCCCCTTGGTCGCCGCTCCCCGTTACATTCCCGGCGCTCCATTGGCCGGCGGTCAGGTCGGCGCCGGCACCAGCGCCGACACCCACCTGGTGCCCGATGCGTCCCGGGTATCTCCGCCCATCCAGCCGGGAAGCAGTGCGCGGCTCTCGGTTCTGGTCAGCATCGCGCCCGGCGCTTACCGCGTCGATGAAGTCGGGTGCACGCTGCGAACCCGGATCCTCACTACCGAAGCGGACCGGATGATGCGGATCGAAGTCCTTCCCGGCCAGCCTCTGGACCGCGACCTGGTGCTGCGGATCCGCGCCGCCGCCCATACGCTGCCGTCGTTGTCGTTGCTGACCAGCGCCGACGGCGGCGGGTCCGAGGGCACGTTCGCGCTCACCGTCCTACCCCCCGCTGTCGACCAAATGCCAAGCGGTGCACGCGATGTCGTCGTCGTCGTCGACGCGTCGGCGGTGATGTCCGGCTGGCGCCGCAGCGCCGCCCGCCGCGCTGCGGCCCACCTGGTCAACTGCTTGGGGCCGTCCGACCGATTCAGCGTGCTGGTGTTCGCCGACGCTGTCAGCAATCCGGGATGGGCCGGGCTGGTGCCGGCTACCGAGCGCAATCGATTCCGTGCGATCGAGCATGTCATCGCCGGCAAGGCGCTCGGGAACCCCGACCTGCTGCCCGCGCTGCATACCGCTTCCGGCCTGCTCGACGATCCGGGACGTCCGTCGTTTCTGGTCGTGATCACCGGTGGACAGGTCGGCAACGAGGACCAGATCACCTCGTCGTTCACGCTGAAGAACGGTGTGGTGCGGGTACACACGATCGGGATCGGCGGCGCGGTTAACACCGGTCTGCTGCGCCGGCTCGCCGGCGCCGGCCGCGGTGAAATGTTGATCGCCGAAACCGAAGACTCGCTCGATACCGTGCTGCCGACCTTGCCCCGATTGTTGGGGCCGGCCTTCCTGACCAATCTCAGCCTTGCGGGCGAGGGACTGCAGTTACTCACCAACACCGTTTCGCCGAGCCGCCCGCCCGACGTCTACCCGGGTATCGCGACGGTGATCACCGGACGGTTCCGTGGCTCCGCGGCGGGCAGTGTCGCGGTCTCGGGAACTGGGATCGAAGGGCAGCCCTGGGCGTCGCGGGTGGCTGCGGCGCCGGTCGAGGGGGGCGCGGTCACGCAGGGGTGGGCACGGGCATTCCTCGCCGACCTGCAGCACCGTTACTTGAGGTGCCGGATCGAGGACGCCGCGGGCCTCGAACAACTCATCGTCTCGACGTCTTTGCGGTTCGGTGTGCTGACACGATTCACCGCCTTCGTTGCCGTCAGCAATGCGCCTGCCCGCGCGGCGAATGCTCCGCGGGAGGTGATCCAGTCCGTCGAGCTACCCGCCGACTGGGCCGACGCCGGACCGGACCTGTCGCCTTACGCGATCGAGTACGCCCGCATCGTGGCTTCCACTCGCGACCCGGCGAGCGGCCCGGCGGTGCCCAGGCCGCACGTTGCCTCACGCGCCGCACCCCCCACCGCCCCGGGCACCTCGGCACCGCCACCCATGCCGGCATCCCCACCCCCGATGGCCGCACCGCCGATGGCGGCACCCCCGATGGCGCCACCGCCGATGGCGGCACCCCCGATGGCGGCACCCCCGATGTCGGCACCCCCGCCACCGCCGGCCGCACCACGGTCCGGATCCCGCGCTGGGCGGTACATCGGCGCGGGCGTGGGCGCTGCCGTCATCGCGGCCGGCGTCTCGGTGGTCGGCGTCGTAGCGACCCAGACGACGACGTCGACAGCGCCGGCGCCGAATCATTCCGTCACCGCCACCCCGACCCCGCCGCCGACGACGACGGCAAGCGGTGTCGACCCGGGTAGTGGTGCGCGACTCGACGTCACAATCAGCCCGCAGGGATCAGGCTGCCTGATCGGTGCACACGTGGCGGGCATCCCGGCCGGCCGAACCGTGCGATTGGTGGTCGTCGGCAAGGACGGCACCCCACACCAGATCGCCGAATGGATCACCGACGGCAGCGACACCAACCGAACCGCGGCAACCAGCCTGCGGATCAACGAAATCGGTTCTGTCGCAGTGCAAGATCCATCGGGCCGCAGCTACGTCACCGTCGCCATCAGGTAG